Proteins co-encoded in one Pseudomonadota bacterium genomic window:
- a CDS encoding aminotransferase class V-fold PLP-dependent enzyme yields MTTERNIKTPVYLDYQSTTPVDPRALEAMLPWFTEKFGNPHSTSHELGRESAEAVEEARGKIADLVNADPREIVFTSGATESNNLAIKGAARFERAHRNKRDKIVSVVTEHKCVIESVKAMEAEGFETVFLPVGANGLVDRAALDAAVDDRTVLVSIMAANNEIGVLQPVAEIGALARERGALFHTDAAQAIGKTPIDVEAMTIDLMSISGHKVYGPKGIGVLYMRRRPRARLEPLFSGGGQERTIRSGTVPTPLVVGLGEAAAIAKREMGEEGVRLGALRDHLWQGIQKRIPDVALNGDPDARLAANLNIAFDGIKALDLIEGMPDLAVSTGSACTSAVVEPSYVLRALGLDDDRAGSSIRIGLGRFTTEAEVEFALDHLAEAVLRLRQHSSAA; encoded by the coding sequence ATGACGACAGAGCGCAACATCAAGACCCCGGTCTATCTGGACTATCAGTCGACGACGCCGGTCGACCCGCGCGCGCTGGAAGCCATGTTGCCGTGGTTCACCGAAAAATTCGGCAACCCCCATTCGACCAGCCATGAGCTGGGCCGCGAGTCCGCCGAAGCTGTGGAGGAGGCGCGCGGCAAGATCGCCGACTTGGTCAACGCGGACCCGCGTGAGATCGTCTTTACGTCCGGTGCGACGGAATCGAACAACCTGGCGATCAAGGGCGCTGCGCGCTTTGAACGCGCCCACCGCAACAAGCGCGACAAGATTGTCTCCGTCGTTACCGAGCACAAGTGTGTCATCGAGAGCGTCAAGGCGATGGAGGCCGAAGGGTTCGAGACCGTCTTCCTGCCGGTCGGCGCGAACGGACTGGTCGATCGCGCGGCGCTGGACGCCGCCGTCGACGACCGCACGGTGCTGGTTTCTATCATGGCCGCGAACAACGAGATCGGCGTGCTGCAGCCTGTCGCGGAGATCGGTGCGCTGGCCCGCGAACGCGGCGCGCTGTTCCACACCGATGCTGCCCAGGCGATAGGCAAGACGCCGATAGATGTCGAGGCGATGACGATCGACCTGATGAGCATCTCCGGTCACAAGGTTTACGGTCCCAAGGGCATTGGCGTGCTCTATATGCGACGGCGGCCGCGGGCCCGTCTTGAGCCGCTGTTTTCTGGTGGCGGGCAGGAGCGCACGATCCGATCCGGGACGGTGCCGACCCCGCTCGTCGTCGGTCTGGGCGAGGCCGCCGCGATCGCCAAGCGGGAGATGGGCGAGGAGGGCGTGCGTCTAGGCGCGCTGCGCGACCACCTTTGGCAGGGCATTCAGAAGCGCATTCCCGACGTCGCCTTGAACGGCGACCCGGATGCGCGCTTGGCGGCCAACCTCAACATCGCCTTCGACGGCATCAAGGCGCTCGACCTCATCGAAGGTATGCCGGATCTGGCGGTTTCGACGGGTTCGGCCTGTACCTCGGCCGTTGTCGAGCCCTCCTATGTTCTGCGCGCGCTGGGCCTGGATGATGATCGAGCCGGCAGTTCCATCCGCATCGGCCTGGGTCGTTTCACCACCGAGGCCGAGGTTGAATTCGCCCTCGACCACCTCGCCGAGGCGGTCTTAAGGCTGCGTCAGCACTCCTCGGCGGCGTGA
- a CDS encoding cysteine desulfurase family protein, with protein MTPSVYLDYNATAPLRHEARDAVLASLEVTGNPSSVHGFGRAARSILETAREEVAALAGVAPRLVTFTSGGTEANQMALNGLAVERVLISAVEHPSVLKACDNPTIIPVDDAGRVDPDALDTLLAAGQGRALLSVMAANNETGVIQPLADIANVAHRHDAVLHVDTVQAAGKLDLDAIDADLMTLSGHKLGGPAGAGALVRKRELQLRPLMRGGGQELGLRAGTEPLSAIAGFGAAARACLDDDVTSWRSRRDRLEANVMASTTSAAVVAGDVDRLANTSALAMPGVGAETLVMAFDLAGVAVSAGSACSSGKVGPSHVLTAMGRDDIAANTVRISHGWATTDHDIDVFLAAWTDIARRLGGGQHAA; from the coding sequence ATGACTCCCAGCGTTTACCTCGATTACAACGCCACCGCGCCATTGCGGCATGAGGCACGCGATGCTGTGTTGGCCTCGCTCGAGGTCACCGGCAATCCGTCGTCGGTGCACGGTTTCGGTCGGGCAGCCCGCTCGATCTTGGAAACCGCGCGCGAAGAGGTCGCGGCGCTGGCCGGTGTGGCGCCGCGCCTGGTGACGTTCACGTCTGGCGGTACGGAAGCCAACCAGATGGCGCTGAATGGTCTGGCGGTCGAGCGTGTTCTGATCTCGGCGGTCGAACACCCGTCGGTCCTGAAGGCGTGCGACAACCCGACGATCATACCGGTCGATGACGCGGGCCGCGTCGATCCCGATGCATTGGATACGCTTCTGGCAGCGGGGCAGGGGCGTGCCCTTCTCTCCGTCATGGCCGCCAACAACGAGACCGGTGTCATTCAGCCGCTCGCCGATATCGCCAACGTCGCCCATCGCCACGATGCCGTGCTCCATGTCGATACGGTCCAGGCGGCGGGCAAACTTGATCTCGACGCCATCGACGCGGATCTCATGACCCTGTCCGGTCACAAGCTCGGTGGACCAGCCGGCGCCGGCGCGCTGGTACGCAAGCGCGAGTTGCAACTTCGCCCGCTGATGCGTGGCGGCGGTCAGGAGCTCGGGCTTCGCGCGGGAACCGAACCGCTGTCGGCGATCGCCGGTTTCGGTGCCGCCGCGCGCGCCTGTCTCGATGACGACGTGACGTCGTGGCGTTCCCGTCGCGACCGCCTGGAAGCTAATGTGATGGCTTCGACGACATCGGCTGCCGTCGTTGCTGGCGATGTTGATCGTCTGGCCAACACCAGCGCGCTCGCCATGCCCGGCGTCGGCGCGGAGACCCTGGTCATGGCCTTCGACCTGGCCGGTGTGGCGGTGAGTGCCGGTTCCGCCTGTTCATCGGGCAAGGTCGGACCATCACATGTCTTGACCGCCATGGGACGCGACGATATTGCCGCCAACACCGTGCGTATAAGCCATGGCTGGGCGACCACCGACCACGACATCGACGTTTTCCTGGCCGCGTGGACGGATATCGCACGCCGACTTGGCGGCGGCCAGCATGCGGCGTAA
- a CDS encoding Rrf2 family transcriptional regulator yields the protein MKLSSKGRYAVMAMVDLAFNSDGRPVSLAEIAARQEISLSYLEQLFGKLRRAELVASVRGPGGGYLLANPKSEICVASIIDAVDEPIRVTRCKGDAEPGQGCMKDKSRCLTHDLWEELGNHIRDFMSSVTLEDICERRVCRAVPEFDEDIVAAE from the coding sequence ATGAAACTCAGCAGCAAAGGTCGTTATGCGGTGATGGCCATGGTCGACTTGGCCTTCAACAGTGATGGACGCCCGGTGTCGCTTGCCGAGATCGCAGCGCGCCAGGAGATCTCGCTGAGCTATCTCGAACAGCTTTTCGGCAAACTGCGCCGCGCCGAACTGGTCGCTAGCGTGCGCGGCCCGGGCGGCGGTTACCTGTTGGCCAATCCGAAGAGCGAGATCTGCGTCGCCTCGATCATCGACGCGGTCGACGAGCCGATCAGGGTGACCCGGTGCAAGGGTGATGCGGAGCCGGGACAAGGCTGCATGAAAGACAAGAGCCGTTGCCTGACCCATGACCTGTGGGAAGAGCTCGGCAATCACATCCGCGACTTCATGTCGTCGGTGACGCTGGAGGATATCTGCGAGCGCCGGGTGTGCCGCGCCGTGCCCGAGTTCGACGAGGATATTGTCGCAGCCGAATAG
- the cysE gene encoding serine O-acetyltransferase yields MLKALREEIDSVFGRDPAVRTRLEVVLCYPGFHAILFYRFSHWLWLKHLKLIGRLMSHVGRVLTGIEIHPGAKIGKRFFIDHGMGVVIGETAEVGDDVTLYHGVTLGGTTWQKGKRHPTLGNDVVVGAGAKILGPITVGDGALVGSNAVVVRDVPPGVTIVGIPGRAVDQANKESEPHFAAYGASAQDMPDPVSKAINGLLNHVSVLEARIKELETNRVDGIDVVEPNDLEIDEERRDI; encoded by the coding sequence ATGCTGAAGGCGCTTCGCGAGGAAATCGACTCCGTATTCGGCCGCGACCCGGCTGTCAGGACCCGGCTTGAAGTCGTCCTGTGCTACCCCGGCTTTCACGCCATTCTCTTTTATCGTTTTTCTCATTGGCTTTGGCTTAAGCATCTGAAGCTGATCGGACGACTTATGTCTCATGTCGGTCGCGTCTTGACTGGAATCGAGATTCACCCCGGCGCGAAGATCGGTAAACGTTTCTTTATCGATCATGGCATGGGCGTTGTTATTGGCGAGACGGCCGAAGTCGGTGACGACGTGACGCTCTACCACGGTGTGACCCTTGGTGGAACCACTTGGCAAAAGGGAAAGCGGCATCCGACGTTGGGCAATGATGTCGTTGTTGGTGCCGGCGCAAAAATCCTTGGCCCGATCACGGTCGGTGACGGCGCGCTTGTCGGTTCCAATGCGGTCGTCGTGCGCGATGTGCCGCCGGGCGTGACGATCGTCGGCATACCTGGTCGCGCGGTCGATCAGGCCAACAAGGAGTCCGAGCCGCACTTCGCAGCCTACGGCGCTTCGGCGCAAGACATGCCGGACCCGGTCAGCAAGGCGATCAACGGACTGCTCAATCACGTCAGTGTTCTTGAAGCGCGTATCAAGGAACTGGAAACCAACCGCGTCGACGGTATCGACGTTGTTGAACCGAACGATCTGGAGATCGACGAGGAACGTCGAGACATCTAA
- a CDS encoding alpha/beta hydrolase, with product MPDIIFNGPDGRLEGRYTHGKARNAPIAVVLHPHPQFGGTMNNKITYTLFRAYAQAGFSVMRFNFRGVGRSEGYYDEGVGELADAAAAMDWLQLHNPDRVGCWIAGFSFGAWIGAQALMRRPEVDGFIFVAPGADHYDFAFLEPCPCDGLIIQGDQDDVVDPNAVGKLAERLDRKKHDVTYKIIKGAGHFFERELDELQGIVDSYIADHTKHYNLVIEEDD from the coding sequence ATGCCCGATATCATATTTAATGGTCCCGACGGCCGCCTGGAGGGTCGCTACACCCACGGCAAGGCCCGCAACGCGCCGATCGCCGTGGTGCTGCACCCTCACCCGCAGTTCGGCGGCACCATGAACAACAAGATCACCTACACGCTGTTCCGCGCCTATGCGCAGGCCGGGTTTTCGGTCATGCGTTTCAACTTTCGAGGCGTCGGACGCAGCGAAGGTTACTACGACGAAGGTGTCGGCGAGTTGGCCGATGCGGCCGCGGCGATGGACTGGCTGCAGCTTCACAATCCCGATCGCGTCGGCTGCTGGATCGCTGGCTTTTCGTTTGGCGCTTGGATCGGCGCGCAAGCCTTGATGCGCCGGCCCGAAGTAGACGGTTTTATCTTTGTCGCCCCCGGGGCCGATCACTACGACTTCGCGTTTCTGGAACCCTGTCCGTGCGATGGCCTGATCATTCAGGGCGACCAGGACGATGTCGTCGACCCTAACGCCGTCGGCAAGCTGGCCGAGCGGCTGGACCGCAAGAAGCATGACGTGACCTACAAGATCATCAAAGGCGCGGGTCATTTCTTTGAGCGCGAGCTGGACGAACTGCAAGGCATCGTCGACAGCTACATCGCCGACCACACCAAACACTACAACCTGGTCATCGAGGAAGACGACTGA
- a CDS encoding anhydro-N-acetylmuramic acid kinase, with protein MQLAENGWLTAIGLMSGTSVDGVDAALLKSDGHRVERIGKPVTTTYDDGERDLILAALGGAGDVLAAERALTLRHVDIVRSLLKENDLTVENINVIGFHGQTIIHRPDEELTWQIGDGALLAQRCGIDVVADLRRSDMARGGQGAPFAPLYHAALVADLKTEVPVAVLNLGGVANITWIGDDRIIAFDTGPSGALLDDWVRRHTDQPFDRDGLLAASGQVHDERVDVVLRNPYFARPAPKSLDRNSFSIDLEGLSPADGAATLVALTARTVAMGSDVVPQAPKLWIACGGNRLNPTIRGAIADRVTGEVVTAEDVGWNGDAIEAEAFAYLAIRSLKGLPLSLPTTTGVEAPTTGGALYKARTFTG; from the coding sequence ATCCAGTTGGCTGAGAACGGTTGGTTGACCGCGATAGGTCTGATGAGTGGCACGTCGGTCGATGGCGTCGACGCCGCATTGCTGAAGAGCGACGGCCATCGTGTGGAACGCATCGGCAAGCCGGTGACGACTACCTACGACGACGGGGAGCGTGACCTTATCCTTGCGGCCCTGGGTGGCGCCGGCGACGTCCTGGCGGCCGAACGTGCGCTAACCCTTCGGCACGTCGACATTGTTCGATCGTTACTTAAGGAAAACGACCTAACTGTAGAAAATATAAATGTTATTGGATTTCATGGCCAGACCATCATTCACCGTCCTGACGAGGAGCTGACATGGCAAATTGGCGATGGCGCCTTGTTGGCCCAGCGCTGCGGGATCGACGTCGTTGCCGATCTACGCCGCAGCGATATGGCCCGGGGCGGTCAAGGCGCGCCCTTTGCGCCACTTTATCACGCCGCCCTTGTCGCGGATCTGAAGACCGAAGTGCCGGTCGCCGTGCTGAACCTGGGCGGTGTCGCCAACATCACGTGGATCGGCGACGATCGGATCATCGCATTCGACACCGGTCCCAGCGGCGCCTTGCTCGACGATTGGGTGCGCCGGCATACGGACCAGCCGTTTGATCGCGATGGTCTGCTGGCCGCCAGTGGGCAGGTCCATGACGAACGGGTCGATGTGGTGTTGCGCAACCCTTACTTCGCCCGGCCCGCGCCGAAGTCGCTCGACCGCAACAGCTTCTCGATCGATTTGGAAGGTTTGTCGCCCGCCGACGGTGCGGCGACGTTGGTCGCGCTGACGGCGCGCACTGTCGCGATGGGGTCGGACGTGGTCCCGCAAGCGCCGAAGCTCTGGATCGCGTGTGGCGGCAACCGCCTCAACCCGACCATTCGTGGTGCCATTGCCGATCGCGTGACGGGCGAGGTGGTGACCGCCGAGGACGTCGGTTGGAATGGCGACGCCATCGAGGCCGAGGCATTCGCCTATTTGGCCATCCGATCGCTGAAGGGATTGCCGCTCAGCCTACCCACGACCACCGGCGTCGAAGCGCCGACGACCGGAGGCGCCCTCTACAAGGCGCGAACCTTTACCGGCTGA
- the tyrS gene encoding tyrosine--tRNA ligase, producing the protein MSKTQSDFIREILWRGFMHQCTDIDALDEAASKGIITGYIGFDCTAPSLHVGSMVQIMQLRRLQQAGHRPIVLIGGGTTKIGDPSFRDEARPLLDDAMIAENKAGIRKIFERFLTFGDGPSDAIMVDNDEWLSELELVPFLRDAGRHFSVNRMLTMDSVKLRLDREQPLSFLEFNYMILQSYDFVELYRRFDCVLQMGGSDQWGNIVNGVDLGRRMADAQLWGLTTPLITTASGAKMGKTAEGAVWLNAEMRSPYDYWQFWRNTEDADVGRFLRLFTDLPQDEIERLETLDGSEINEAKKVLANEATRLCHGKAAAADAAETARRTFEEGASGDALPVADISRDQLDEGFPFYEGLKETGLAASNGEARRLIKGGGARVNDKVVNDEFHKLGPDDLDGDGTIKLSAGKKRHALLRLA; encoded by the coding sequence ATGTCCAAGACCCAATCCGACTTCATCCGCGAAATTCTCTGGCGTGGCTTCATGCACCAGTGCACCGACATCGATGCGCTGGACGAGGCCGCGAGCAAGGGCATCATCACCGGCTATATCGGCTTCGACTGCACCGCACCCAGCCTGCATGTCGGCAGCATGGTGCAGATCATGCAGCTCAGGCGCCTGCAGCAGGCCGGTCACCGGCCCATTGTTCTGATAGGCGGCGGCACCACCAAGATCGGCGACCCGTCGTTTCGCGACGAGGCGCGCCCGCTTCTGGACGATGCCATGATCGCCGAGAACAAGGCAGGCATCCGCAAGATCTTCGAACGCTTTCTGACCTTTGGCGATGGTCCGAGCGACGCAATCATGGTCGACAACGACGAATGGCTCAGCGAACTGGAGCTGGTGCCGTTCCTGCGTGATGCCGGCCGCCACTTCTCGGTCAATCGCATGCTGACGATGGATTCGGTCAAGCTCAGGCTCGACCGCGAGCAGCCGCTGAGCTTTCTCGAGTTCAACTACATGATCTTGCAGTCCTATGACTTCGTCGAACTTTACAGGCGCTTCGATTGCGTGCTGCAGATGGGCGGCTCGGACCAGTGGGGCAACATCGTGAACGGCGTCGACCTTGGCCGTCGCATGGCCGATGCCCAGCTTTGGGGCCTGACCACGCCACTGATCACAACCGCGTCCGGCGCCAAGATGGGCAAGACCGCCGAGGGCGCGGTCTGGCTCAACGCCGAGATGCGCTCGCCCTATGACTACTGGCAGTTTTGGCGCAACACCGAAGACGCCGATGTCGGGCGTTTCCTGCGGTTGTTCACGGATCTGCCGCAAGACGAGATCGAACGGCTCGAGACGCTAGACGGCTCGGAGATCAATGAAGCGAAGAAGGTCCTGGCGAACGAGGCCACGCGCCTGTGCCACGGCAAGGCCGCGGCCGCCGACGCGGCGGAGACCGCGCGCCGCACCTTCGAGGAAGGCGCCAGCGGCGATGCCCTTCCCGTCGCCGACATTTCCCGCGACCAGTTGGACGAGGGTTTCCCGTTCTATGAAGGGCTGAAGGAGACCGGTCTCGCCGCCTCAAACGGCGAGGCCCGACGTTTGATCAAAGGTGGTGGCGCACGGGTAAACGACAAGGTCGTCAACGACGAGTTTCACAAACTCGGACCCGACGATCTGGATGGCGACGGCACCATCAAACTCTCCGCCGGCAAGAAACGTCACGCGCTGCTGCGTCTCGCCTAG
- a CDS encoding AsmA-like C-terminal domain-containing protein, which yields MTRRSTRFVVHLLGTLVGIAVILLAALAWRLTQGPIVLGNVTPYLEAALNRDDGAFRLGIDQAVLTWGDWEGTLEVRGYGLRGVGIDGQTAFAAREVAIDLALGPLLRGEFRPIDATVIRPWIRVVRDADGAVSLDISADRTAESEAALIDHRQGLLGGEAIMDALLDAGNALPALQDLHQVSVVDADLWVDDLYLGVVWNAPQADIVMRHEGDDLRLVGDLMVRLDEVDVPVDVSAVYRRDDGRLMAHLGLQQVPIEKLAQAVPSLEPLAGIQAPVSGRVQLSLDRDLALLDGRFAVEAGGGSLSFPGFFADTILFSTGEARGEVGRGLSDIELHAFHLVTDEALVSGDAFLDGLDSDSVFDLNVTIENLPVDALPGYWPLTASASSRQWVVEHLSGGTANSVVLNFDWRLEDLARGNLPLEDFRFVGDVSNTTITYYGDMPPISGVDGRITIADDRMVAETQGGKLLDLTVGAGEIVIAPLSANTETAIGFAFDGPANDLAMIGTHPSLGVGDELDLGTEPLSGTATGRLDITLPHLTGLSSSDIAFELSADLSGVGLPSGFRDIRVQGATGTLRADNASMDVAVDMTLGGVPFRADMSQAFVADGQARRILSLSGTIDREALDPLGVSSLVDVDGAMPLDVDMVEAWSGEIAWDIGVDLTPADVAFPAIGLDKPPGERGRFALRLLDRGTGGVLIELLNLATEDVTVAGNGALSPEDLALQHLRFERVSFGRNDFAASLAARDDGGYNIAVDGGDVDLVPYMNDLSSASGPELPPFHLEGRIDRVWLSDNDSLDSVVIKADYEVDRWEELHLTGQLAGGAPMTMRIWRHDENERRFAHTAGDAGDAMRLFDLFDDARGGTIDIRARIDDSAPGRPVTGVMQIDDVTMTETPILARILSLASFTSIANAVSGEGLVFNSASVPFEKHDDKVTINDARAYGPGIGITVEGDIDLTDNTLGLNGTLVPAYVVNSILGDLPIVGDILTGGDEGGGIFAVTYQVEGPYADPEVGVDPLSVLAPGYLRSIFTAPTNDEIGPFNVDGTTHDR from the coding sequence GTGACCCGCCGTTCAACACGATTTGTCGTCCATTTGCTCGGCACGCTGGTCGGCATCGCCGTGATCTTGCTGGCCGCGCTGGCTTGGCGGCTGACTCAGGGTCCGATCGTGCTCGGCAACGTGACGCCCTATCTTGAGGCCGCGCTTAACCGCGACGACGGCGCGTTCCGCCTGGGCATCGACCAGGCCGTCCTGACCTGGGGCGACTGGGAAGGCACGCTGGAGGTCAGAGGTTACGGCTTGCGCGGCGTCGGCATTGACGGCCAGACCGCGTTCGCGGCCCGCGAGGTGGCGATCGACCTGGCCCTGGGGCCGCTGCTGCGCGGCGAGTTCCGGCCCATCGACGCCACTGTCATTCGACCGTGGATTCGTGTCGTGCGCGACGCCGATGGCGCGGTTTCCCTTGATATCAGCGCCGACCGGACCGCCGAGAGCGAGGCGGCGCTGATCGACCATCGCCAAGGCCTGCTGGGTGGCGAGGCGATCATGGATGCGCTGCTTGACGCCGGCAACGCGTTGCCGGCGCTTCAAGATCTTCATCAGGTCAGCGTCGTCGATGCCGATCTGTGGGTCGATGACCTTTATCTCGGTGTCGTGTGGAACGCGCCGCAGGCCGACATCGTCATGCGCCACGAGGGCGACGACCTGCGCCTGGTCGGTGACCTCATGGTGCGTCTCGATGAAGTCGATGTGCCTGTCGACGTCTCCGCCGTCTACCGGCGCGATGACGGTCGCCTTATGGCGCATTTGGGCCTGCAGCAGGTGCCGATCGAGAAACTCGCCCAGGCGGTGCCGTCGCTTGAACCGCTGGCCGGCATCCAAGCGCCGGTCTCAGGGCGCGTTCAGCTATCTCTGGACCGCGATCTGGCCCTTCTGGACGGCCGGTTCGCGGTCGAAGCTGGTGGCGGGTCGCTCAGTTTTCCCGGTTTCTTTGCCGACACCATTCTCTTTTCGACCGGGGAGGCACGGGGCGAGGTCGGCCGCGGCCTCAGCGACATCGAGCTGCACGCCTTCCATTTGGTGACTGACGAGGCTCTGGTTTCGGGTGATGCCTTCCTTGATGGACTGGATTCCGACAGCGTCTTTGACCTGAACGTGACGATCGAAAATCTGCCGGTCGACGCGTTGCCGGGTTATTGGCCGCTTACGGCCTCCGCGTCGTCGCGGCAATGGGTGGTCGAGCACTTGTCCGGCGGCACGGCCAACAGCGTGGTCTTGAACTTCGACTGGCGGCTTGAGGATCTCGCCCGCGGGAATTTGCCGTTGGAAGACTTCAGGTTTGTCGGCGACGTGTCGAACACGACGATCACCTATTACGGTGACATGCCGCCCATCAGCGGCGTCGACGGCCGCATCACCATCGCCGACGACCGTATGGTAGCCGAAACCCAGGGTGGCAAACTGCTCGATCTTACGGTTGGCGCGGGCGAGATCGTCATCGCGCCGCTCAGCGCCAACACTGAAACCGCGATCGGTTTTGCATTCGACGGCCCGGCAAACGATCTAGCCATGATCGGGACCCATCCAAGCCTTGGTGTCGGCGACGAGCTTGATCTGGGCACCGAACCGTTGAGCGGAACCGCGACTGGCCGTCTGGACATTACTCTGCCGCACTTGACCGGTCTCTCAAGCAGCGACATCGCGTTCGAACTGTCGGCGGATCTGAGCGGTGTCGGTCTGCCGTCAGGTTTCCGAGACATCCGCGTTCAAGGTGCCACTGGCACATTGCGCGCCGACAACGCAAGCATGGACGTTGCCGTCGACATGACCTTGGGCGGTGTGCCGTTCAGGGCGGACATGAGCCAGGCCTTCGTCGCCGACGGGCAGGCGCGCCGCATCTTGTCGCTGAGTGGCACGATCGATCGTGAGGCCCTTGATCCGCTGGGTGTGTCGTCCCTGGTCGACGTCGACGGCGCGATGCCGCTTGATGTCGACATGGTGGAGGCGTGGAGTGGCGAGATAGCCTGGGACATCGGTGTTGACCTGACCCCGGCCGATGTCGCGTTCCCCGCCATCGGCCTGGACAAACCGCCAGGCGAGCGCGGACGCTTCGCGCTGCGCCTGTTGGACCGCGGAACCGGCGGGGTGCTGATTGAATTGCTCAACCTGGCGACCGAGGACGTCACGGTCGCAGGAAACGGCGCGCTGTCGCCCGAAGACCTCGCGCTCCAGCATTTGCGTTTCGAACGTGTCTCCTTCGGCCGCAACGATTTTGCCGCCTCTCTCGCGGCCCGCGACGACGGCGGATACAACATCGCCGTCGATGGAGGCGATGTCGACCTGGTGCCTTACATGAACGATCTGAGCTCGGCGAGCGGGCCGGAGCTCCCGCCCTTTCATCTGGAGGGCCGGATCGACCGCGTGTGGTTAAGCGACAATGACAGTTTGGATTCGGTCGTCATCAAGGCCGACTACGAGGTCGACCGGTGGGAGGAATTACATCTGACCGGTCAGCTCGCCGGCGGCGCGCCGATGACGATGCGCATTTGGCGTCACGACGAAAACGAGCGGCGTTTCGCCCATACCGCCGGCGACGCCGGCGATGCCATGCGGTTGTTCGACCTGTTCGACGATGCGCGCGGCGGCACCATCGACATCCGCGCGCGCATCGATGACTCGGCGCCAGGTCGGCCGGTAACCGGTGTCATGCAGATCGATGACGTGACCATGACCGAGACGCCGATTCTGGCGCGTATTCTGTCCTTGGCGTCCTTCACCAGCATCGCCAACGCGGTGTCTGGCGAGGGGCTCGTCTTCAACAGTGCCTCAGTGCCCTTCGAGAAGCATGACGATAAAGTCACGATCAATGACGCACGAGCCTATGGGCCGGGTATCGGGATCACGGTCGAGGGCGATATCGATTTGACCGACAACACACTCGGCCTGAACGGTACGCTGGTGCCGGCCTATGTCGTCAATAGCATCCTGGGTGACTTGCCGATTGTCGGCGACATTCTGACCGGCGGCGACGAGGGTGGCGGCATCTTTGCCGTGACCTATCAGGTCGAAGGGCCTTATGCCGACCCGGAAGTCGGCGTCGACCCGCTGTCGGTCCTGGCGCCCGGATACCTGCGCAGTATTTTCACGGCGCCGACCAACGACGAGATCGGACCGTTCAACGTCGACGGCACGACCCACGATCGCTAA